The Actinomyces viscosus genome segment ACCGATCGCCGAGACGCGGCAGCGGGCCAGCTCCTCGATGCGCAGCACATAGTCCTGAGCCGCTCGGGGCAGGTCGGCGAAGCGGCGCACCTGGCTGATGTCCTCGCTCCAGCCCTCCAGCTCCTCGTAGACGGGGACGGCGTGGTGGAAGTCGGACTGGGTCAGCGGCATCTCCTGGGTGACGGTGCCGTCGATGTCGTAGGCGACGCACACGGGGATGGTCTCGTGCCCGGTGAGGACGTCGAGCTTGGTCATGACCAGGTCGGTGAGTCCGTTGACGCGGGCGGCGTACCGGGTGACGACGGCGTCGTGCCAGCCGCAGCGCCGGGGCCTGCCGGTGGTGACGCCGAACTCGCCGCCCTCGGAGCGCAGGCGCTCGCCCATCTCGTCGTGTAGCTCGGTGGGGAAGGGCCCCTCCCCCACGCGGGTGGTGTAGGCCTTGACGACGCCGACGACGGAGTCGATCCGGGTGGGCCCCACGCCGGTACCCGTGCAGGCGCCGCCGGCGGTGGGGTTGGAGGAGGTGACGAAGGGGTAGGTGCCGTGGTCGATGTCGAGCATCGTGGCCTGTCCGGCCTCGAACAGGACGGTCTTGCCCTTGTCGAGGGCGCTGTTGAGCACCAGGGAGCAGTCGACGACCATGGGCCGGACCCGCTCGGCGTAGGAGAGCAGCTCGTCGGCGACGGCGTCGGCGTCGATGGCGGCCCGGTTGAAGACCTTGAGGAAGAGGCTGTTCTTCTGGTCCAGGGCGGAGTGGACCTTCTGGCGCAGGATCGACTCGTCGAAGAGGTCCTGGACGCGGATGCCCACGCGGTTCATCTTGTCCGCGTAGGTGGGGCCGATCCCACGGCCGGTGGTGCCCAGCTGGCGTGAGCCCAGGAAGCGCTCGGTGGTGCGGTCCAGGACCCGGTTGTAGGAGGGGATGATGTGGGCGTTGGCGCTGATGAGGAGGCTGGAGGCGTCTTTGCCTCGGGACTCGATCTCGGCGATCTCGCTGAAGAGGACCTCCAGGTCGACGACGACGCCGTTGCCGATGATGGGGGTGACCCCGGGGGTGAGCACGCCGGCCGGCAGGAGGTGGAAGGCGAACTTCTCGCCGTCGATGACCACGGTGTGGCCGGCGTTGTTACCGCCGTTGAACTTGACGACGTAGTCGACGTCCTGACCGAGCTGGTCAGTCGCCTTGCCCTTTCCTTCGTCTCCCCACTGGGTCCCGACGACGACAACGGCTGGCATGGCTGCTCCCTGGCTTCAGTGACGGCGTGCCGGTGGACACACCGTCCTCTAGCCTACCGGAGCCCGGAGGCAAAGATCCCGATGACGATCCAGTCCCAACCTTCCGAGGAGACGATACGGTGGGATACATGCCTGAGCTCACCATTCGCCGCTTCTCCGCACCGCGCTCCGCACTGGCAGTCCTCTCCGTCCTGACCGTGTCCTCCGCCCTGGCTCTGTCCGGCGCCCCAGGACACGCCCTTCCCGCGGCTGA includes the following:
- a CDS encoding adenylosuccinate synthase, which produces MPAVVVVGTQWGDEGKGKATDQLGQDVDYVVKFNGGNNAGHTVVIDGEKFAFHLLPAGVLTPGVTPIIGNGVVVDLEVLFSEIAEIESRGKDASSLLISANAHIIPSYNRVLDRTTERFLGSRQLGTTGRGIGPTYADKMNRVGIRVQDLFDESILRQKVHSALDQKNSLFLKVFNRAAIDADAVADELLSYAERVRPMVVDCSLVLNSALDKGKTVLFEAGQATMLDIDHGTYPFVTSSNPTAGGACTGTGVGPTRIDSVVGVVKAYTTRVGEGPFPTELHDEMGERLRSEGGEFGVTTGRPRRCGWHDAVVTRYAARVNGLTDLVMTKLDVLTGHETIPVCVAYDIDGTVTQEMPLTQSDFHHAVPVYEELEGWSEDISQVRRFADLPRAAQDYVLRIEELARCRVSAIGVGPGREATISRHSLMR